A single window of Hippocampus zosterae strain Florida chromosome 15, ASM2543408v3, whole genome shotgun sequence DNA harbors:
- the fuz gene encoding protein fuzzy homolog: MGPRCCGNDESCPSMMFQEGSIQLVCLTASSGVPLFTRGASRQLPFSIIGSLNGVHMFGSGQGVLLSSCETEGGGRVVWRVFQDSVMLIAVNASQQAGQGVDISKGERLHLQRLLENVWNCMVMVLGQDELVNANNLERLKRDLRSCFSLVDELLEERRPGILGHLTHCADCLLPPQPVPVQEAVQSFAKAADSEFGCLLIHGRVAAATEMWWRLAPQEIVLLSAVMRALSDSGAASCDYPVFLPQGSPTVAHRLLRFQLLPGADVCVLCGPTPSLHGAETTLVGRLWSPLVDILRDCLAVGERCLPSSVTLRPDVLALLLINRENHRSVSCVPTPSCAYPQRDSPSPSEARCWELLKLFYIFCMTRYFKQEEAEGTTEEEGGTHQGNTEDFVNGFSHQPLKCYVVTDECKSFALQTPQHQLFVLTPLTAPTFALNTIAAQTLSSIIAATGF; this comes from the exons ATGGGACCGCGTTGCTGTGGAAACGACG AGTCCTGCCCTAGCATGATGTTCCAGGAGGGGTCCATACAGCTTGTGTGCCTCACGGCCAGCAGTGGGGTTCCCCTATTCACAAGGGGGGCCTCCAGGCAACTCCCCTTTTCAATCATTGGGTCCCTGAATGGCGTTCACATGTTTGGAAGTGGACAAGGGGTGTTGTTATCCAGCTGCGAGACCGAGGGCGGCGGGAGAGTGGTGTGGCGAGTTTTCCAGGACAGTGTGATGCTCATCGCTGTGAATGCGAGCCAGCAGGCAGGCCAGGGTGTGGACATCAGCAAAGGGGAGCGCCTGCATCTCCAGCGCCTCCTGGAGAACGTGTGGAACTGCATGGTGATGGTGCTGGGCCAGGATGAGCTGGTAAACGCCAATAACTTGGAGCGGCTGAAGAGGGACCTGCGCTCTTGCTTCAGCCTCGTCGACGAGCTGCTGGAAGAGCGGCGCCCAGGCATCCTGGGCCACCTGACACACTGCGCTGACTGTCTGCTGCCCCCGCAGCCAGTCCCCGTCCAGGAGGCCGTGCAGAGCTTCGCCAAAGCCGCCGACAGCGAGTTCGGCTGCCTCCTGATCCATGGGCGGGTCGCCGCCGCCACAGAGATGTGGTGGCGCCTGGCCCCTCAGGAAATAGTCCTGCTCTCAGCTGTAATGCGAGCCCTTTCTGATTCCGGCGCCGCCTCTTGTGACTACCCAGTGTTCCTCCCGCAGGGCAGCCCTACAGTGGCTCACCGTCTCCTTCGCTTCCAGCTGCTCCCCGGGGCTGACGTGTGCGTGCTGTGCGGCCCTACACCCTCCTTGCATGGTGCTGAAACCACCCTGGTGGGCCGCTTGTGGTCACCCCTAGTGGACATTCTGAGAGACTGCCTCGCCGTAGGAGAACGCTGCCTTCCCTCATCCGTCACCTTACGGCCTGACGTCCTGGCCCTCCTACTCATCAACCGCGAAAACCACCGGTCCGTTTCCTGCGTGCCCACCCCCTCGTGCGCCTACCCCCAAAGGGACTCACCCTCACCCTCTGAGGCTCGCTGCTGGGAGCTGCTTAAACTCTTCTACATTTTCTGCATGACGCGCTATTTCAAGCAGGAGGAAGCGGAGGGCACcacggaggaggaggggggcacCCACCAAGGAAACACAGAGGACTTTGTAAATGGATTCTCCCACCAGCCATTGAAGTGCTATGTGGTCACAGATGAGTGTAAAAGTTTCGCGCTGCAGACGCCGCAGCATCAACTCTTCGTGCTAACGCCACTGACGGCGCCAACATTTGCCCTGAACACCATTGCCGCACAAACTCTCTCAAGTATTATTGCTGCTACTGGTTTCTAA